TACATACTTGCAAAGTCCTAAGGTAACTTGACTTGGTTTCTCAGGAGGACAACGTATTTTTGTATCTGCATTTAATTTCCATCTCAGATCAATCTGTTCATCTTTTTTTGGAAGATACtgattatttattgtttctGACCTGACACCTACTTTCATCctaattttttcatgttgATCTTCTATTTCTGAATTCTCATTGGATTCTGGATTTTGACTTTCCAGAGATGATATATTAACAGTACTTTTTGTTCATTGTTTGAAACTATTAGCATGTTTCTATGATTAAAGGAAGATGCACGGATGAAACCACACGGTAAATTTGAGCTATTATTATCTATACGACAATCAGTAAAAAGAATTGAATCCAAAAATTCTGGTTCAAAATCTTCAGAACCTAATTGTTTGCCATTTTCTTCAGTTGCAGGAATATTTTCTAATGCACTACAACCATCATTAACAGATCCTAAAGattgtataattttacttGGATCAAGATCATCAGTGCAATTCATAAACAAATTTGGACATATCCAAAAGCCTGAAGTACAACACATAGATTTcttagttttatatatttcacttataaaattaaggtattttttatattctgtAACATCTAACTTATTACAAAAATctttacttttaatattattataattcgtaatatatacatacaaatatttctctttatttttttccttcaaaTCTTTTAGGATTTCTTTagcaaatttatatttacaattatgtATCCTATAATTCTTAGTAAGTATATCTTGTAAATTCAGAAATTCACTAACAACAGCATTAACTTCTTCATTTGGTGTATTCTCTTCAAAAATTTTCTCTATTTCTTCATATACCcaatatatgtaatgtaaACAACTGTCATTATAGTTTTTTGATTTACCGAattctaataataatttaaaatttcttacaatttttttgcaAAGTTTAACACAATCATCTTTGTATTTATGTTTAACtgcattaaatatattacaatttatTTGGTTATCTACTTCATTGACCTCAGATTTAAATTTGTCATACAATATATAAGAAGgtaacttttttataatttcatcctaaaaaataaataataatacataacatataaataattaaatacttataaagaatgaatttatacaatttattttatgcaagtaatgatataaaaaaaaaagagttcatattattatatctatgaaaaataaaaatatacataaacttcttccttttctcctttcattttaaaaatatcctTTCAAACTTTCAATGTATTAACTAtgtgaaataattaaaatataaataagtatttatttataaataatgacaacatatttaaaaatgttgcATTCTgggtatattttatattataatttatatgtatatatttatttctccctaaaaaatataatttaatttattttatagaataaagtataattctttgttttttctaatcactttaaaacttttaattaacacttaaatatgtttaacattgataaaatgtaatgacaaatagcaaaaataaagtatattacagtacaattataatatatctacatctttgtatatatgtatatatatatatatatattgaggTATTAATATCAAACTTTTTTTAAcggaaaatataatataatctAGTGAAgctaaaaattttaatttatagtgatatatgttttttcagtcatatatttaattttaaatacttatttttggcttattatgtttacataattaaatttaaaaattccgtttttttgaattattccattaatacatttaaaattattccatttaacatatatcttttatcCTCCTTagaaaatacaataatacaTACTTTCATTAAGagcattaaatatatttatattaaaaaaactaaaaatatgtaaataaaggaggaataatacaaaaaagtacatacgaaatataataaataaattttttttaatattttacaaaataatgctaataatatatttatattaattataattctattattttttatatagccTTGATAAAGCGATAACAAATTCATCGCGTATGTtgacattatttatttcatacgtcaatatttaatttttttttaataatatttttctataatgaaattttttctaataattatagtgtttatacataaatgaagCAATAACATgtgttatttttaacaaaaactttttaagagaaaatttaaattttaatttacaaaaaaagaagtatgaaaatatttttatcaaatattaggatgaattttttaaaaaattgacataaaaaaaattaatataatttaaatatatatattaaatttggaaaatataattacaatatctatttaatttttaatagatagcaaaaaaaagttaaaaggtaacattgttatatttcaaaatttatctatttctttaatttttcctttgtaCTTTCTTCATTCTGAAGATAAATTAACTGATATCAATTATTATATCAAtaaattagtaaaatattaacgaatatttttttatgtttctgtatatgtgtgtttgttataaaaatttttaaaaaccttggcatacaaaatattgtaatttcaccataaaagaattataatgTGACGTAATTATCACACgtgataatattattataactaatgtatatatgtgatatttttatttgcattctctttattttgaacagcagaaaataaatatgttatttaattttttatttttgttcttaatattttattgattCATATGCATAATCTTTTACTGTATAaatctaatattttttttttttcatgttattaaattttttttgttgttgcaAAAAAgtaacaaatacatataaatgcccgttttctttataaagttcaatgaataaataaataaatatttattacacAATATTAccatgaataaaaaaaaaaataacacatatttcattaaagAATTTcatatcataattttcatttataatttataatttttagttatacacattatttaattcaaaaccttaattatttttataattaagtGGAATATATTTGTCAATCtttagataataaaaaattacataatgaTACTATTATGAGcatcatataatattaataaaatattttaattatattgatttttatatattttctataaaacattttttaattctttttttttgtttttatataagattatttattttatcttacgGGAATCCTCGTACTTCGCatttcataaattatatttttaataatttataataatattcaccataaaataattactacatatataattattttaataatttgaatttatttttatttattacgttaaatattttatatttcattaaataatactaatCAAATTAATtaagtaatatttaaaaaaatttctttttacttttcttatAGAACATTTTGAATGAAGTATgatctaaaaaaaatgataagaatattttcttttttctaaataattatagtaatattttttatttatttttaaatatttttcttaatttttaataataacatcatatatttcttatattaaagaataatatataatattaacaaagcAATACGTTTGGAAAAATTCccaaattaatttatttactaaTAATTCGATATCTCTTGATCATATATGGTATTATATTACTTATGATAATCTTGTTtgaaaaataacatattataggaaaaaacaatctatattttatatatagtgtttatgtttgtatttaatttaagTAGATATATTGAGGTAAATTTAAAATGGAtatgattattatatatttttatatagaagctaaaataataattgtatttaAAGATATTGAAGTATACTATTGTTTATAATGcagaaaatttattattgtgCAAAAATAGtttgcaaaaaatatatacacataaatatattttttaaatgtaatgaaatattttaaatgatattaaaatatattctaaataaatttttgtgtataattcataaaaatgaattatataacattaacaGAATGCTTATGTAcgattaatttttataatttctattATAAGTTATTAAGGAAACGTTCTTACgctattcattttatatattacctATACAAATATTCATGATCATATAGcttataatttacatatcACACggataaaagaataaattcaTGTACTTTAATAGtagttaaattaattatacagttttattattaaaatagcTAAATGgtaaatgatgaaaatagtGCATTACTTTAACACGAAAAAAAGtgtttcatttaaaaattatattcatcaAGTCAGTgaaatttattaaagaaacatatttaccacataaattaattatttcccccattttctaatataagataaatttgtataattttagtgtatatattgatatggtgaaaataatcaaatacaatatttactgattattatgtattacataatttaataaaagcaTGCATAAAATGATGATCATATGCTTTTAATTTGTTGAGTAGTTAAACAGATAAAATAACATTGCAATTTAaggatataatatatttgttaaaagATATGATATtcacatatttaatatattcctatattaaataatatattttctatattattttgttagcTATTGTTCAATTTTGTATTTCTCATTAgatgtttaatatatatttttacacattttattcataataataaatcttgtacattataattgttagctatataaaaataaattagtatatatatatatatatatatatatatatattatatatagacaCAAAGCATAGAATTTATTACCCgtgtataaaatttattaattttttattgtctACAATAtccttaatataatatatttttcttttcaataCTCTAAAAGGAATGTCTATTCAATGATAAACAtcaatacatattttattaaatgtttatCCAAATGCAAGTTacacttaaaatatatttacatattattatatcaaGTTTTAGATTCAGAAcattacaaaataaacaaaattatattaatctAAGGAAAATATGTCAAAGTAGTTATTAATTAActaatttattgtatatgtgttattagcaaatataacaattattaaatttataaaaattaataaaacgttatgtattaaatatatttgaacaCATAAtagtacataaataattattgtaaGACTTATTATCTAATATCtttgtttaattaaatatatagtctttaaattttattataataagtatataaagtaatacaacaaaaaatatattaaaaaaattaaataaaattatataaaaaacaaagcaagtaatatacattattaataaaataagtctTTTATTGTTTTGAATTCAATAATTTTGTCAAAGCACcagaattaaataattcattatatctaatgtaaatattattgaaatacaaaaataatggaaCAAATCATATCAAAAAGAGGTAAATAAACTTTCCATTATTTAatcttaaataaataatattaagaaagAAATCCAACAAATtatctattaatattttcttaattattactcaataatttaattatctaatgatataaaaacataaataaattatatagattacttaaatataaattttaaatataatatatattcaagtAATTTTCGAAACACTGAATAAACAATACAATTagatacaaaaataatataacagtTAGTTTAGAAACTTCACATAATTGAATTTATTTGGAatctacatttttataattaattataaataatccataattaaaaagtacaTGAGTTCATAATAAAtctataattatacatttagactatacaaaaaattatatcctTTATAAAgattttctcttttaatatcttttataaaatattccttaaaaaatttattttatagaataaatactaatattctttttttaatgaaaaaaaaaaatatatatacataccaGTGTAATACAGattattcatatacatacattgaatgcaaaaaattccacatttattgttaaaataagtataataatacattttcttaaataacttaaacaaataattattttagacTCGATGTaaataacacaaaaaatgattaatCAAATGCAAGCTACCACActtcaataaaattacataaattatttcattatatattaattttaacacatacgtatattttattcatgaAATCTACTTTAACATGAAGATATATATGGAgacaaaatatgtatttaagctgaagtaattttttaaaatacaaattgaaaattattaaagcaatcaaaaattcaaattagCAAAAGAACtaagtacatatttttctacTTTTCCCCTATAAAAcacctatatatataggtgtaattataaaacaaaaatatttattgttataacTGTTAAATATATCACTAAAGATATGACtatatgttaaatttatctttagagaaaaattcatattacttcgtatttaatctttttttgaacttaatattttcatattttataacttttttattgtaataaaccatatatacaataaatataacaacaAATATAAGGAAAGGTAAgcaataaaacaaaatggtTGATAGGGTTACTGCTTTTGATGCACCGAATTCTCCTATGTTGAACAACGTAATCAAACCCCCCTCTACGTCCAAAGTACGTATTCCACTTACAGTATCATTTTTGGGGTTTAACAAGCCTAATAAACCCAGCAAACCACCACATTTCAATTTCTCTAATGAAAGGTCTAATATGGGGAGTATCAGTACcaagaaaaataacaaaagtaAAGCAATTCGTATTCTTCGTTTTTTAcgagatatttttttatattctttatcaTCAATTATCTTGACATTTTTAAGGTAGTCTTTATAATCaagttctttaaatatttttttttcaaaattggAATACTTTTTTGCTTTAGATATACCagatttacttttttcattatttctattgTATTCCTCAATATATAACGAACTACTATTTGAGAATTTCTGTTTTCCATTCgtcccttttttattattagttatacattttttttgtgccACTTCATTTTGTGGCGTttcttctttaaaatttacgATGAAATAATTCTTATCCTCATATTTTGCTAATAATCGATAATTTTTTGGATTTAATTTTCTAAGAATATCgcatttatcatttaaatatttatttaaagaattctaaaaagaaaaaaaatgtaaatagttcttatttaaatgaaaaaatattcttatacaaaaaaaaaaggattagtaaaaataaacaataataatataaataatacaaaggTCTTCCAATAATGTTTTCGCACCTCCTTATTGTAAAAGTGACATATCCAAGTTAAAGGTATAAAtacagaaattttaaaaaataaaaacaatatattgtATTCCATCATATAGTTTTCTAAAGCAATATATTCAGaaagtattatatttataataagtaATATGCATTCAACGTAAATCGtactatatatgttttttcactttttgattattatttcttcttaggtatataataatatatatataactaaaatatattttataatgaggaacaaaataaaacacctttaaaaatatatttttaatatttacgttatgaataaaaaatgactttaaataaaatacaataattttaattcactcataaatattcaaaatgaatacgttaattatttaatatagtcGAGGaattaaaagtttttttatataaactttttaatgttaaaaaaaatatatgatatattaatattttgaaatacatatttaatttacaGCATGAAacatatagaatatatatatattgcaatattttgtatataaggctagtaatttttaattttaatgatattttcctattatcaatcattatttctaatatattgcACTTTGAATAAAtgagttatttattttataaattattaattgttGTAACTGTAAAATAACTGCAATAATTAATGTATCCAATTTGTaaaactttttctttttgtgaAATATAACACGTTTTTTAGTTTTCGCATAAACAAGAACTTTATACTAtggtttaaaatatatatagaaagtttaatttataaagtattattgaatctatataaaattacatatatttaaaatgtaaataaagcttactctttatttttatgttatatttttaaaaaatttaatttttatttaaatttaatttgtaccattatttctaaagggaagatttttaaaattaatccTCACAAAGTTTTTAGTTTTtacctacatatatatatttgaaaaaatattaatatattataatgttaaaaataagaacacagtaaaattaatatacgAATGTTTTATTCAATTAccgtaattaaaaaaaattcccaataatatatatataataatgacattatataaattattacatgtAAACTAGACATAATGCAGTgtaacaatataatttaccaaaatatattatttagtaaCTTTTATCGTAATATTTATTGAGCTAATaaattagttttattttatcttttacaaatatattttgtcaaaaaaataaatttaccgATACAGATaaagaacatatatacaaataaatgaaaactcttttttttaataatactcATACAATTAAAATGATCTGTTGAATTATTTCTGCTACGTATGTTATGTAAATTAGATAGTGacaattataaaatgaatataagaACAACAAATTACTGTAAAAatctaaaatattattataatttttttttttaaatattatttttgaagagtataaattaatatattaataagaaattatgaacaacgaaataaaaaaaaatttaaaatgctATTTTAAAGCTTAaagaaaaacagaaaaaaaaattgcaatataatataatctCTTACTTTCataatgtaaaaaacaaCGCACCTtaagttttaatttaaatataataattctttttcttaataatcttataatattaaataattttatactagaatatgataaaacatataatgcAGAAATATTACAgttataacataaaataataaataaattcaatacaataatattaattgtgatgtaatatattatttttaacgtacaaatatatatttttcattgaaaattgtatatgtataaaaatatatgtattctgCAATACTATTTAATTCAGATCAAAAAGTAGATGaaattacaaattaaaaaactttcaaacattcaaaatttacaaaaaaaataaataagtattttttttatatttacatatacatatgactAAGTATATGTAGGTTCATGGGTAAAATATAAGcaattattgttatatttaatatgttattaaatatattgcatgtagtaaataacaataaagGCTTCTTTATAGAAATAAACATATTCCTTACCATTCATTGAACGTTTCCAAggacttaatttttttacgttttataacttttttataataatgaaaaattccTAGTATAAGTATAATACTCAATAATAGGATTGGTACacaatacattaaaatactGCGGGCTTTCTGTAGTACAAAAGGATTTTGTGAAAAATAAGAGGACCATGAAGAATCCGCCGTTTCTACAGGGACAGTTGACGGAGAACTTGAACCATTTGCTGCGCTGTTTTCTAAtaattgaaataataaaatcaaTAGATTACCAATGGATAAATCTAATATAGGTATCATTAATACCACCACAAACAacaggaaaaatataaaaatccTTAATCCATATTTTCtacgttttaattttttgtaatccttatcattaattaatatcatttttttaaaaaaagatttatcATTAAGTCCAttcattacttttttttcataatagttatatgaattatgaaacatgctatatttatttttcataagtctcttaatcaattttttcttaattaatgagcttctatataatttttcttttatttcttcgtcccatttttcattatcaattgtaattaatttttcgtttttttcttttttattatatggtATCTTTAATTCTAAATCTCCGATATGTGAACAAATAACCTTTTCACATTTTCCTAATAATCTATAAAGTCGTTTATTTAATTTCCTATCAGAACCATAATTATCACctaaaaatttgttaaacTTGCTCTAAAAAAGTAAACgcaaatttttcttatataaatggatatatattttcattgtaaaaaaaaataattaataaaaataaacaataaaaatatgaataatacatatgccttcaaaaaatattatcataccGTGTCACTGTAAAAATGACATATCCAatttaaaaggataaataaaaaaaatttgataaaaattacaaactTGATGCTTTGTTCCATGTTTTAGatctataatattttaatatatacaataaagtaaaaattaacataatattatacactttcaataatataaaaaaagcctcttctatttttattaatatattttcttaaaaaaataacatataaatcatattttgctaaacagttaaaaaaaaaagcctaGAAAAGGATgctacaaaaattttataattaatattatttataaaaaattaactttaTGTAGAATGACACAATTTAATTACGTTCATATACTTTCACAATATGTAATTTAACTATATATTAGATTAATTAAACAacttttattcatttaaaaattttgaatttatttacaatatataatgtataaaatatagatatatgttattattctAGGTATTTCTAGaataattactatttttaatttttccagCTAATTATTCCATTCtctaaatattatatttcggAGAatctatttataattaatctTAATTATTAGTTATTATAACAGtgaaacaaaattattaataagttaaaaaaatatatgttctgTGAAAATTCGGGTATTTTACTAATAACAcatacttctttttttagtctaaaatatatttaaaaaatcaaatatattttatattatcaaatttatgaaaatataaattttttaaaggaaaataacattatttttattggtGTGTAATAACTTTTTGaagattattatttttaattaagttaattttttaatgttatttgtaaatgtagtgtttttaaattatccagttattttttttttttaattaaacaaatatatttagaataaatgtgtttaaaaaaaaaaaagcaataacTTCTGCATAAAATGTGTTTATGTCAAAAAACCATGGTTCAATAATGAATTGTTTTAACCATATCATcagcaaaaataaatatctttttttttaatatcttttttcatagatatccaaataatttttataaaaaaaatataacctCAAAATGACGTTATATCACGGACACTACCATTAATGttgatataatttaatttattcttgatatatttattaatcaaaattaatg
The sequence above is drawn from the Plasmodium malariae genome assembly, chromosome: 5 genome and encodes:
- the PmUG01_05012300 gene encoding fam-l protein, with amino-acid sequence MEYNILFLFFKISVFIPLTWICHFYNKENSLNKYLNDKCDILRKLNPKNYRLLAKYEDKNYFIVNFKEETPQNEVAQKKCITNNKKGTNGKQKFSNSSSLYIEEYNRNNEKSKSGISKAKKYSNFEKKIFKELDYKDYLKNVKIIDDKEYKKISRKKRRIRIALLLLFFLVLILPILDLSLEKLKCGGLLGLLGLLNPKNDTVSGIRTLDVEGGLITLFNIGEFGASKAVTLSTILFYCLPFLIFVVIFIVYMVYYNKKVIKYENIKFKKRLNTK
- the PmUG01_05012400 gene encoding Plasmodium exported protein, unknown function, coding for MEQSIKFVIFIKFFLFILLNWICHFYSDTSKFNKFLGDNYGSDRKLNKRLYRLLGKCEKVICSHIGDLELKIPYNKKEKNEKLITIDNEKWDEEIKEKLYRSSLIKKKLIKRLMKNKYSMFHNSYNYYEKKVMNGLNDKSFFKKMILINDKDYKKLKRRKYGLRIFIFFLLFVVVLMIPILDLSIGNLLILLFQLLENSAANGSSSPSTVPVETADSSWSSYFSQNPFVLQKARSILMYCVPILLLSIILILGIFHYYKKVIKRKKIKSLETFNEW
- the PmUG01_05012200 gene encoding PIR protein, which codes for MKGEKEEVYDEIIKKLPSYILYDKFKSEVNEVDNQINCNIFNAVKHKYKDDCVKLCKKIVRNFKLLLEFGKSKNYNDSCLHYIYWVYEEIEKIFEENTPNEEVNAVVSEFLNLQDILTKNYRIHNCKYKFAKEILKDLKEKNKEKYLYVYITNYNNIKSKDFCNKLDVTEYKKYLNFISEIYKTKKSMCCTSGFWICPNLFMNCTDDLDPSKIIQSLGSVNDGCSALENIPATEENGKQLGSEDFEPEFLDSILFTDCRIDNNSSNLPCESNENSEIEDQHEKIRMKVGVRSETINNQYLPKKDEQIDLRWKLNADTKIRCPPEKPSQVTLGLCKYVEDLVKQDVLIKDEKSGIYRLKKDKTWPAQALNIVVKREIGNHLEKNNSRRIQVLKANKLEVSYSKNSIGQAHSGKDTEYNILQNTFVRISIVLALVMGIISVFFLYFKFTPFGSRVGKIKKRKKRYSTNFAELNMQRPLRRFIKRTYRHSNRRRFSLVNILP